A region from the Desulfurobacterium pacificum genome encodes:
- a CDS encoding YqhA family protein: MNLIERIFESFLWRSRLMVLFAVIFSLLASLGLFIVASIEIFEPIEKLFVSGFHISAEDHEKLVGSIVGAIDLFLIATVLIIFSLGLYELFISKIDEAENDEKSSRILAIHSLDDLKEKLAKVVLMVLIVTFFKYAIHIKYETPLETLYLAVGVLMLALALYYSHKSH; encoded by the coding sequence ATGAACTTGATTGAGAGAATTTTTGAGTCGTTTCTCTGGCGTTCAAGGCTGATGGTTTTGTTTGCCGTTATCTTTTCTCTTTTGGCTTCTTTAGGTCTTTTTATCGTTGCATCAATTGAAATTTTTGAACCTATAGAAAAGCTTTTTGTTAGCGGTTTTCACATTTCTGCTGAAGACCACGAGAAGCTTGTAGGTTCTATTGTTGGAGCGATAGACCTGTTTCTGATAGCCACAGTTCTCATTATCTTCTCTTTGGGTCTTTACGAACTCTTTATCAGTAAGATAGATGAAGCTGAGAACGATGAAAAATCCTCCCGCATCCTTGCCATCCACAGCCTTGACGACCTGAAAGAGAAGTTGGCAAAAGTTGTTCTCATGGTTCTTATCGTAACTTTCTTTAAATACGCCATTCATATAAAGTACGAAACTCCACTTGAAACCCTCTACTTAGCAGTTGGCGTCTTGATGCTTGCCCTTGCACTTTACTACAGCCACAAAAGTCACTAA
- a CDS encoding TlpA family protein disulfide reductase gives MKRFLALAVLCSLLSFFSCGEKKETPSHKVTEKQKENGYKAYDFTFTDINGKKHKLSDFRGKVVIVQFFGTYCPPCKAEIPVLESIYKKYAGKVVVIGLAVDDVGDTPENQKLFVEKALKPFVSEMGITYLVGPAPEKAWEAYAYKVVGLDSIPQTYIIDKHGYLRYYETGFMPSYASLFDEAVRKLLQEK, from the coding sequence ATGAAGAGGTTTTTGGCTTTAGCTGTTTTATGTTCTCTTCTTTCTTTTTTTAGCTGTGGAGAAAAGAAAGAAACTCCATCTCATAAGGTAACAGAAAAACAGAAGGAGAACGGTTATAAGGCTTACGACTTTACCTTTACTGATATTAACGGTAAAAAGCATAAACTTTCAGATTTCCGCGGTAAAGTTGTAATTGTTCAGTTTTTTGGAACGTACTGTCCACCGTGTAAAGCAGAGATTCCGGTGCTTGAAAGTATTTATAAGAAGTATGCCGGGAAGGTTGTTGTTATAGGGTTGGCTGTTGATGATGTGGGTGATACGCCTGAAAATCAAAAATTGTTTGTTGAAAAAGCTTTAAAGCCTTTTGTTTCTGAAATGGGGATAACGTATTTAGTTGGTCCTGCTCCTGAAAAAGCTTGGGAGGCTTATGCCTATAAGGTGGTGGGTTTGGATTCTATTCCACAGACTTACATAATAGATAAGCATGGTTATCTCAGGTACTATGAAACTGGATTTATGCCTTCCTATGCTTCCCTTTTTGATGAAGCTGTGAGGAAGCTTCTGCAGGAAAAATGA
- the trxB gene encoding thioredoxin-disulfide reductase, which translates to MKVWDTVIVGAGPAGLAAGIYAGRSRLSTLILDQMMPGGQLLITEQIENYPGFSEGITGFELSEKMRVHAEKFGAVFENGQPVTSVDLDGDIFVIRTDSGEIKGRTVIWAAGSVPRKLNVPGEAEFVGRGVSYCAVCDGAFFKDKVVAVVGGGDSALEEALYLTKFAKKVYLIHRRDAFRAVKIIQDRVFNCEKIEPLFDRVVESINGTQFVESLTLKNVKTGEKEELPVDGVFIFIGNEPNSAPVAHLVDTTEQGFIITDEEMATKTPGLFAAGDVRHKSLKQVVTAAADGAIAAMSATKYLEEKEG; encoded by the coding sequence ATGAAAGTATGGGATACCGTTATAGTTGGTGCCGGTCCTGCGGGGCTGGCAGCTGGTATTTACGCAGGAAGGTCAAGACTTTCTACTTTGATTTTAGACCAGATGATGCCGGGAGGGCAGCTTCTCATAACTGAGCAGATAGAGAACTATCCCGGCTTTTCTGAAGGGATAACGGGTTTTGAACTTTCTGAAAAGATGAGGGTTCATGCTGAAAAGTTTGGAGCAGTTTTTGAAAATGGACAGCCTGTTACTTCTGTTGATTTAGATGGTGATATTTTCGTCATTAGGACTGATTCAGGAGAGATAAAGGGAAGAACGGTTATTTGGGCAGCAGGCTCTGTTCCGAGAAAACTTAACGTTCCTGGAGAAGCTGAATTTGTAGGTAGGGGTGTTTCCTACTGTGCTGTTTGTGATGGTGCGTTTTTCAAGGATAAAGTAGTTGCAGTTGTAGGAGGAGGTGATTCCGCTTTAGAAGAAGCGCTCTACTTGACGAAATTTGCTAAGAAAGTTTATCTGATACACAGGAGAGATGCTTTCAGAGCTGTGAAGATTATTCAGGATAGAGTGTTTAATTGTGAAAAGATAGAACCTCTTTTTGATAGAGTGGTTGAATCTATTAATGGAACGCAATTCGTTGAATCTCTTACTCTAAAGAACGTTAAAACTGGAGAAAAAGAAGAGCTTCCTGTTGATGGTGTGTTTATTTTTATCGGTAATGAACCTAACTCTGCTCCTGTTGCGCACCTTGTAGATACAACGGAACAAGGGTTTATAATTACCGATGAGGAAATGGCGACTAAAACGCCGGGCTTGTTTGCAGCCGGTGATGTTAGACATAAATCTTTAAAACAGGTTGTTACCGCTGCTGCTGATGGTGCTATAGCAGCAATGTCTGCTACCAAATACCTTGAGGAGAAGGAAGGTTAG
- the fliM gene encoding flagellar motor switch protein FliM: MSEEFLSQEEIDALLGGGESKEEEPKEEIAPFDFSQVEQIKKGGVPGLELIFERWVKSFRDEIRRLVPQVGMVTKESVYITRFNNFMIKIPMPASYSIVAMRPFKENFLFILDSRLVFVVISVMFGGPAQPFKIEGREFTKLETRIIDDLVKISLRTFENVWKDVYPVELELRSIELNPSLARIVSGNEKVIVVECMMDIDGYEAPFFFCFPQGMFMPIKELIFSESLFAEKDPIWEKHLHEKLLKTNLNVSLELARKHFTVRDILSWSEGDRLQLNVSKDDILKLYVEGSPKFYAKLGKVRDRYAAMIIDYINGEEDGRGREESAGESGKSGESGREESGRTGEGVGGSA; this comes from the coding sequence TTGTCTGAAGAGTTCCTTTCTCAAGAAGAGATAGATGCTCTGTTAGGTGGTGGAGAGTCAAAGGAGGAAGAACCTAAAGAGGAGATAGCTCCTTTTGACTTTTCGCAGGTTGAGCAGATAAAAAAAGGGGGCGTTCCTGGATTAGAGCTCATTTTTGAAAGGTGGGTAAAAAGCTTCAGAGACGAAATAAGAAGGCTCGTTCCCCAGGTGGGAATGGTGACGAAAGAATCCGTTTACATAACGCGCTTTAACAATTTTATGATTAAAATTCCAATGCCTGCCAGCTACAGTATCGTCGCGATGAGACCTTTTAAAGAAAACTTCCTTTTCATACTTGATTCTCGTCTTGTTTTTGTCGTTATAAGCGTTATGTTCGGAGGACCTGCTCAGCCCTTCAAGATAGAGGGGAGAGAATTTACCAAACTGGAAACGAGAATAATAGACGACCTTGTAAAAATCTCTTTGAGGACTTTTGAGAACGTTTGGAAGGACGTTTACCCGGTAGAACTTGAGCTTCGTTCTATAGAGCTTAACCCCTCTCTTGCAAGAATCGTTTCCGGAAATGAGAAGGTAATTGTTGTTGAGTGTATGATGGATATTGACGGATATGAAGCGCCTTTCTTTTTCTGCTTCCCGCAGGGCATGTTTATGCCGATAAAAGAGTTAATCTTTTCCGAATCCCTTTTTGCTGAAAAAGACCCTATCTGGGAGAAGCATTTACACGAAAAGTTACTTAAGACGAATTTAAACGTATCCCTTGAACTTGCGAGGAAGCACTTTACGGTGAGAGATATCCTTTCCTGGTCTGAAGGTGACCGTTTGCAGCTTAACGTTTCTAAAGATGACATACTTAAACTTTACGTTGAAGGAAGTCCGAAATTTTATGCTAAACTTGGAAAGGTCAGGGACAGATACGCTGCCATGATAATTGACTACATTAATGGAGAAGAGGATGGCAGAGGAAGAGAAGAATCAGCAGGAGAATCAGGAAAATCAGGAGAATCAGGAAGAGAAGAGTCAGGAAGAACTGGCGAAGGAGTGGGAGGAAGCGCTTAA
- a CDS encoding DNA repair protein RecN, with product MIEELRLGNFASITAELDFSPNFNVIIGETGAGKSLLLSAISFLKGDKLSFPAEECFVEAVFSTPEGEVFARREIKAGRSRCFLDGMRVPQKLLAERVSPLIVFQSQRQSIELLKPSVQLEILDRLAENEELPSVYRAKFEAFKKEKEKLEELERKVQDRDRQIDILKFQIEEIREANLREGEEEELLELRNLLRQSEKIKEVKELVRVLIYEGEGSALERISEVISRLEKIEGSEELLERLRNAYYELEDICSEIERKLYVPDEEVSLDEIEDRLYEIEKLKRKYGSSIAEINAFLKEAEEKLYTLENLEFEIEEERKRLEALEAELKELASEISERRKRAAEEFEAYVVSTLKELGMPEVRFKVEFREKELSATGVDEVQFLFSGNPSLPLSPLSASISGGELSRFLLTILSKVSVPGVTMVFDEIDAGMSGKTLSLVAAKLKEIAKNQQVIAVTHSPQVVAAADRVFKVEKKNGNVAVREVKKEQIEREIAIMISGDLTDKSLEAARDLIRRWEE from the coding sequence ATGATAGAGGAACTCCGCCTTGGAAACTTTGCCTCAATAACGGCTGAGCTTGATTTCTCACCGAACTTCAACGTGATAATAGGCGAGACGGGGGCGGGAAAATCCCTCCTTCTAAGCGCTATCTCTTTTTTAAAGGGTGATAAATTATCGTTTCCTGCTGAAGAGTGTTTCGTTGAAGCCGTTTTCTCAACCCCTGAAGGTGAAGTGTTCGCCCGCAGGGAGATAAAGGCAGGACGTTCAAGGTGCTTTTTAGACGGCATGAGAGTTCCCCAAAAGCTACTTGCAGAGAGAGTTTCCCCTTTAATCGTTTTTCAGTCGCAAAGGCAGTCAATAGAGCTTTTAAAACCTTCCGTTCAGCTTGAGATTCTTGACAGGCTTGCGGAAAATGAGGAGTTACCTTCCGTTTACAGAGCCAAGTTTGAGGCGTTCAAAAAAGAAAAAGAAAAGTTGGAAGAGCTTGAAAGAAAAGTTCAGGACAGAGACAGGCAGATAGACATACTTAAGTTTCAGATTGAGGAGATAAGGGAGGCGAATTTAAGGGAAGGGGAGGAAGAGGAGCTTCTTGAACTGAGAAACCTTTTGAGGCAGTCTGAAAAAATCAAGGAAGTTAAAGAGCTTGTGAGGGTTCTTATCTACGAAGGGGAAGGTTCGGCGCTTGAGAGGATTTCCGAAGTTATAAGCAGGCTTGAAAAGATTGAAGGAAGCGAAGAGCTTTTGGAGCGTCTGCGGAACGCCTACTACGAGTTAGAAGATATCTGTTCTGAGATTGAAAGGAAGCTTTACGTTCCCGATGAAGAGGTCTCTTTAGACGAGATAGAGGATAGACTTTACGAGATAGAGAAGCTAAAGAGGAAATACGGTTCTTCTATTGCCGAGATTAACGCGTTTTTGAAGGAAGCGGAAGAGAAACTCTACACTCTTGAAAACCTTGAGTTTGAAATTGAAGAGGAGAGGAAAAGGTTAGAAGCTCTGGAAGCGGAGTTGAAAGAGTTGGCTTCCGAAATATCGGAAAGGAGAAAGAGAGCTGCTGAGGAGTTTGAAGCTTACGTTGTTTCAACGCTGAAAGAGCTTGGAATGCCTGAAGTGAGGTTTAAGGTTGAGTTTAGAGAGAAAGAGCTTTCAGCTACGGGAGTTGATGAGGTTCAGTTTCTCTTTTCCGGTAACCCTTCTCTGCCTCTTTCGCCGCTGTCGGCTTCTATTTCTGGTGGAGAGCTTTCCCGTTTTCTTCTGACTATTCTCTCTAAGGTTTCTGTTCCTGGAGTTACAATGGTTTTTGATGAGATAGATGCGGGTATGAGCGGGAAGACCCTTTCTCTTGTTGCAGCGAAGTTAAAAGAAATTGCTAAGAACCAGCAGGTGATTGCGGTAACTCACTCTCCCCAGGTTGTTGCTGCAGCTGACAGAGTGTTTAAGGTGGAGAAGAAAAACGGAAACGTTGCGGTTAGAGAGGTCAAAAAGGAACAAATTGAGAGAGAAATTGCTATAATGATTTCTGGCGATTTAACGGATAAAAGCCTTGAGGCTGCCCGTGACCTTATAAGAAGATGGGAGGAGTGA
- the amrB gene encoding AmmeMemoRadiSam system protein B, producing MVRYPAVAGQFYPADRTELEQYMKSFCRKDVPKVKARAIVVPHAGYMYSGRVAGETYSRVEIPPVNVVMGPNHTGLGARVSVYPEGVWVTPFGEVPVNSGVTAELVNYYPYTADTAAHLYEHSLEVQLPFLQFCSGFREDLSIVPITFQHISYADCEKAGEGLASAVKDEDSLIVISTDFSHYVSQEEANKLDSFAIDAILNLDPEELYRRVVTYNISMCGFVPATVGIIAAKLLGATEAELVMYRTSGDVTGDYSYVVGYAGIIIY from the coding sequence GCAGTATATGAAAAGTTTCTGTAGGAAGGACGTTCCGAAAGTAAAGGCTAGAGCTATTGTTGTTCCTCATGCTGGTTATATGTACTCGGGAAGGGTCGCCGGTGAGACTTATAGTAGAGTAGAGATACCGCCCGTTAACGTTGTTATGGGACCAAATCATACTGGACTTGGTGCGAGAGTTTCCGTTTATCCTGAAGGTGTTTGGGTGACCCCTTTTGGGGAGGTTCCTGTAAATAGTGGTGTTACTGCTGAGCTTGTAAATTATTACCCTTACACAGCGGATACAGCTGCGCACCTTTATGAGCATTCTCTTGAGGTACAATTGCCTTTCTTGCAATTCTGCTCTGGTTTTAGGGAGGATTTATCCATTGTCCCTATTACTTTTCAGCATATTTCTTATGCAGATTGCGAAAAGGCAGGTGAAGGGTTGGCAAGTGCAGTAAAGGATGAAGATAGTTTGATAGTTATTAGTACAGACTTTTCCCACTACGTATCTCAGGAAGAAGCGAACAAGTTGGATTCCTTTGCTATTGATGCGATATTAAACCTTGACCCTGAAGAGCTTTACAGGAGGGTTGTTACTTATAACATATCTATGTGTGGTTTTGTTCCTGCAACTGTGGGAATTATTGCTGCTAAGTTGTTGGGAGCTACGGAAGCAGAATTGGTTATGTACAGAACGTCCGGTGACGTGACGGGAGATTACTCTTACGTTGTTGGTTATGCTGGAATCATCATATATTAA
- a CDS encoding ArsR/SmtB family transcription factor produces the protein MSDCEKVAEILKALGHPTRVKIIKYLADGEKCVKEIWQELEIPQPTVSQHINILKNAGIISYKKDGVKTCYKIEDPRVIDIIKLLSEEEV, from the coding sequence TTGAGCGATTGTGAAAAGGTGGCGGAGATTTTAAAAGCCTTGGGGCATCCTACGAGAGTGAAAATAATAAAGTATTTAGCCGATGGTGAGAAATGCGTGAAAGAGATATGGCAGGAGCTTGAAATACCTCAGCCTACCGTATCTCAGCATATCAATATTTTGAAAAACGCTGGAATTATCTCTTATAAAAAGGATGGGGTAAAAACTTGTTATAAGATTGAAGATCCAAGAGTTATAGATATTATTAAACTATTATCTGAAGAGGAGGTATAG
- a CDS encoding ArsB/NhaD family transporter produces MEVGGLLHAFNVHLSKTELAELSVLLFVVTYAMILLEKFFHRTIAALVGASLALVIGVITPERAWEAIDQNTILLLFGMMNIVTVMGKSGFFHIVAAKAVKLTKGSPSRVLWIFSLLTAFFSAFLDNVTTVLFMAPVMINIAERLKLNPIPYLIAIVLASNTGGTATLIGDPPNIIIGSIAGKTFNDFLYEVAPYAILAFILGLIVMHLMMAKGGFLEAKASPEELKEILSGEVDESLLDRRLMKKSVGVFLVTIVLFIVGHNIGLEPGVIALMMATILAFISGLSPAWILEKVEWTTLIFFMGLFMVVGALEVNGVFEDAAHWLIKEIGDNIHHGILIVGFVSALISGFVDNIPFTMSMAYVLKGMEAQMGSVMDPLWWALSLGACLGGNLTLIGASANIVTADIAERNGYKIDFFRFMKYGTPVAAVTVIVAILLFYVEHAVFGGF; encoded by the coding sequence ATGGAGGTCGGAGGATTACTTCACGCGTTTAACGTTCACCTTTCTAAAACGGAATTAGCGGAGCTTTCGGTTCTGCTTTTCGTTGTAACTTACGCGATGATTCTTCTTGAAAAGTTCTTTCACAGAACGATTGCTGCTCTCGTAGGTGCTTCTCTGGCTTTAGTTATAGGCGTTATTACGCCTGAGAGAGCGTGGGAAGCGATAGACCAGAATACGATTCTGCTTCTTTTCGGAATGATGAACATCGTGACGGTGATGGGGAAGAGTGGATTTTTCCACATAGTTGCGGCGAAGGCGGTAAAGCTAACTAAGGGTTCGCCGAGCAGGGTGTTGTGGATTTTCTCCCTTTTAACTGCGTTCTTTTCTGCCTTCCTTGATAACGTTACAACGGTGCTTTTTATGGCGCCTGTTATGATTAACATAGCTGAAAGGCTAAAGCTTAATCCTATTCCTTATCTGATAGCCATCGTTTTGGCTTCAAACACGGGTGGAACGGCTACGCTGATTGGTGACCCGCCGAACATTATCATTGGAAGTATTGCCGGTAAGACGTTTAACGATTTCCTTTATGAAGTTGCGCCTTACGCAATTCTTGCTTTCATTTTAGGACTTATCGTTATGCATCTAATGATGGCTAAGGGTGGATTTCTTGAGGCTAAAGCTTCTCCTGAAGAGTTGAAAGAGATTCTTTCAGGTGAGGTGGATGAGTCTTTGTTAGATAGAAGACTGATGAAGAAGTCTGTTGGCGTCTTTTTGGTCACTATAGTTCTCTTTATCGTTGGACACAACATCGGTCTTGAACCTGGCGTTATTGCTCTAATGATGGCTACAATCTTAGCTTTTATCAGTGGTCTTTCACCTGCGTGGATTTTGGAAAAGGTGGAATGGACAACGCTCATATTCTTTATGGGACTCTTTATGGTTGTTGGTGCTCTTGAAGTAAACGGCGTTTTTGAAGACGCTGCTCACTGGCTCATAAAAGAAATAGGAGACAACATCCATCACGGTATTTTGATTGTAGGTTTCGTTTCCGCCTTGATTTCGGGATTCGTTGACAACATTCCGTTTACCATGTCTATGGCTTACGTATTAAAGGGTATGGAAGCTCAGATGGGAAGCGTAATGGACCCTCTCTGGTGGGCTCTTTCTTTGGGAGCTTGTTTGGGAGGAAACCTGACCCTTATAGGTGCTTCTGCCAACATCGTTACTGCTGATATAGCTGAGAGGAACGGCTATAAGATAGATTTCTTCAGATTTATGAAGTACGGAACTCCCGTTGCTGCGGTTACAGTTATAGTTGCGATACTGCTCTTCTACGTTGAGCATGCAGTTTTCGGAGGTTTCTAA
- the yihA gene encoding ribosome biogenesis GTP-binding protein YihA/YsxC, with translation MKIKNVKLYKTVYVPEDLPQTPYREVAFVGRSNVGKSSLLNTLANNFKLAKVSSEPGKTRSINFFLVDGKFFLVDLPGYGFAKVPFSEQKRWRDLIESYLKERDTLKRVFLLVDSRVGPTEKDVQMKEWLDFYGIPYTIVATKVDKLKKSERVKLKSKIEKGFGDSNVTVIPFSAKTREGRQEVLKEIKKALES, from the coding sequence ATGAAGATAAAAAACGTAAAGCTGTATAAAACGGTTTACGTGCCGGAGGACTTACCTCAGACGCCCTACAGAGAAGTTGCTTTTGTGGGGCGTTCTAACGTTGGAAAATCCTCCCTCCTCAACACCTTAGCCAACAACTTCAAATTAGCGAAGGTCAGCTCCGAACCGGGGAAAACCCGCTCCATCAACTTCTTTTTAGTTGACGGCAAGTTCTTTTTGGTTGACCTGCCCGGCTACGGCTTTGCAAAAGTTCCCTTTTCTGAACAAAAGCGCTGGAGAGACCTTATAGAAAGTTATCTAAAGGAGAGGGACACCTTAAAGCGCGTTTTCCTCCTTGTAGATTCAAGGGTCGGTCCTACAGAGAAAGACGTTCAGATGAAAGAATGGCTTGACTTTTACGGCATTCCCTACACGATTGTTGCTACGAAAGTTGATAAACTTAAAAAATCTGAAAGGGTAAAACTGAAGTCAAAAATAGAAAAGGGATTCGGGGATTCTAACGTTACGGTTATTCCCTTTTCTGCAAAGACGAGAGAGGGCAGGCAGGAAGTCCTGAAAGAGATAAAGAAAGCTTTAGAGAGCTGA
- the trxA gene encoding thioredoxin, giving the protein MAQEIRTVEEFEREVLASDIPVLVDFWAPWCGPCRMLAPTIDKLAEEYAGKVKVVKVNTDELPMVAMQYGIRGIPTVMLFVNGDVADVKVGLQPEAVFRDMIERVIGE; this is encoded by the coding sequence ATGGCACAGGAAATTAGGACTGTTGAAGAATTTGAAAGAGAAGTTTTGGCTTCCGACATTCCAGTTTTGGTTGATTTTTGGGCTCCTTGGTGTGGACCTTGTAGAATGTTGGCTCCTACAATAGACAAGTTAGCAGAGGAGTATGCAGGTAAAGTGAAGGTTGTTAAGGTGAATACGGATGAACTTCCTATGGTTGCTATGCAGTACGGTATAAGAGGTATTCCAACGGTGATGCTTTTTGTTAATGGAGATGTGGCAGATGTTAAGGTAGGTCTTCAACCAGAGGCTGTATTTAGAGACATGATAGAGAGGGTAATTGGAGAATAG
- the fliG gene encoding flagellar motor switch protein FliG has product MAEEKKEKHKTERITGTQKAAILILTLPEDIAVNVIKNLKEHEISRLAKTILTLGTIKRDMVKLVLQEAHDELAEIAPLKTAPEEVRRLLEKALPPDKFQQLIEETMLTESGKVIFEELQKMDPKFIAKLIEKEHPQIIAIILSQLKPAKAAEVIQYLPKRLGVTNVQEEVIKRLAQLEKVSMNTLKLVTDALEDELASIGAGKEQTLSGIDIAAEIVNNLPKEVAQELLDEIRKENPSLADAIEERMFKFEDIVKLDNRAIIEILKAVDKNDLLLALKGAPEEILNKFLSNMSKRAAQMFLEDLEALGPVKKSDVEKARKKVIAVIKKLAEEGKIELGGSEELI; this is encoded by the coding sequence ATGGCAGAAGAAAAAAAAGAAAAACACAAGACGGAGCGGATTACAGGCACTCAAAAAGCTGCAATTCTCATACTGACGTTGCCTGAAGATATAGCGGTTAACGTGATAAAAAACCTCAAAGAGCATGAGATAAGCAGGTTAGCTAAAACCATTCTCACTTTAGGAACGATAAAGAGAGATATGGTGAAGTTGGTTCTTCAGGAGGCTCACGACGAACTTGCAGAGATTGCGCCGCTTAAAACGGCTCCAGAAGAGGTAAGGAGACTTTTAGAAAAAGCTCTTCCGCCTGATAAGTTCCAGCAGCTCATAGAAGAAACGATGCTTACAGAGTCAGGTAAAGTGATATTTGAAGAGCTTCAAAAGATGGACCCAAAGTTCATAGCCAAGCTTATAGAGAAGGAACATCCGCAGATTATTGCAATTATTCTCTCTCAACTAAAACCTGCTAAAGCTGCAGAGGTTATTCAGTACCTGCCAAAACGTTTAGGCGTTACCAACGTTCAGGAAGAGGTTATAAAGAGACTCGCCCAGCTTGAAAAAGTTTCTATGAACACGTTAAAACTTGTAACTGATGCTCTGGAAGATGAATTGGCTTCTATCGGTGCAGGTAAGGAGCAAACTCTCAGCGGTATAGATATTGCTGCTGAAATAGTTAACAACCTGCCGAAAGAGGTCGCTCAAGAGCTTCTTGATGAAATCAGGAAGGAAAATCCTTCCCTTGCCGATGCCATTGAAGAAAGGATGTTCAAGTTTGAAGATATCGTTAAGCTTGATAACAGGGCAATTATTGAAATACTCAAGGCAGTTGATAAGAACGACCTGCTTCTTGCCCTCAAAGGTGCGCCTGAAGAGATACTCAACAAGTTCCTTTCCAACATGTCTAAGCGTGCTGCCCAAATGTTCCTTGAAGACCTTGAGGCTCTTGGTCCTGTAAAGAAATCCGATGTAGAAAAGGCAAGAAAGAAGGTTATCGCTGTCATTAAGAAGCTTGCGGAAGAGGGTAAAATAGAACTTGGCGGTTCGGAAGAGTTGATTTAG
- the fliN gene encoding flagellar motor switch protein FliN — protein MAEEEKNQQENQENQENQEEKSQEELAKEWEEALKQQQESSSGEGESEEDIMSAWEEALKQQQGESSSEAESEEEVSEEIPEELKEEQERFELLKDIPLEITVEIGSASLPLEEILRLHPNSIVELDRYVNEPVDIKINGRLVAKGKLYTVKENFGIKITQIITPEERLKLLEE, from the coding sequence ATGGCAGAGGAAGAGAAGAATCAGCAGGAGAATCAGGAAAATCAGGAGAATCAGGAAGAGAAGAGTCAGGAAGAACTGGCGAAGGAGTGGGAGGAAGCGCTTAAACAGCAGCAAGAGTCTTCTTCCGGTGAGGGAGAGTCGGAAGAAGATATCATGAGCGCTTGGGAAGAAGCGCTTAAACAGCAGCAGGGGGAGTCTTCTTCTGAAGCTGAAAGTGAAGAAGAGGTTAGTGAGGAGATTCCAGAAGAACTAAAGGAAGAGCAGGAAAGATTTGAACTTTTAAAGGATATACCTTTAGAGATAACGGTTGAGATTGGTAGTGCGTCTTTGCCTTTAGAAGAGATATTGCGTCTTCATCCTAACAGTATTGTGGAGCTTGATAGGTACGTTAACGAACCTGTTGATATAAAAATCAACGGTAGGTTAGTTGCCAAAGGTAAACTCTACACAGTAAAGGAAAACTTTGGTATAAAGATTACTCAGATAATTACGCCTGAAGAGAGGCTGAAGCTTTTAGAGGAGTGA